One Defluviimonas sp. SAOS-178_SWC DNA window includes the following coding sequences:
- a CDS encoding MBL fold metallo-hydrolase, with protein sequence MFVRILCCTMLLGLAAPATAQTRTPSHCIAIADAAPGIEMIWRAGWGYPLPEETVRLSYVGHSTYFIETSGGLSVATDYTGILGAADVVPDVVTMNHAHSSHWTSAPDERIAHVLQGWDYTGEPADHHLDLGEMLIRNVPTDIRGFAGTVEPSGNSIFVFEVAGLCIGHLGHLHHEPTPEQYAALGRLDVVMAPVDGGMTLDLPTMIRVLKRLRSSIVLPMHWFGPEGLARFLRGMEEEFVIDIRRESGIEISLRTLPSRPTVIALAPQGLD encoded by the coding sequence ATGTTCGTCCGCATCCTTTGCTGCACGATGCTCCTCGGGCTTGCTGCACCAGCGACTGCGCAGACCCGCACACCAAGCCACTGCATCGCCATCGCAGATGCTGCGCCGGGGATCGAGATGATCTGGCGCGCGGGCTGGGGCTATCCGTTGCCGGAAGAGACTGTCCGGCTCTCCTATGTCGGGCATTCGACCTATTTCATCGAGACCTCCGGCGGCCTCTCCGTCGCGACCGATTACACCGGGATCCTCGGTGCCGCCGACGTGGTGCCGGACGTGGTGACGATGAACCACGCCCATTCCTCGCACTGGACCTCCGCGCCCGACGAGCGCATTGCGCATGTGCTTCAGGGCTGGGATTATACAGGCGAACCTGCGGACCATCATCTCGACCTTGGCGAGATGCTGATCCGCAACGTCCCGACTGATATCCGGGGGTTCGCCGGCACTGTCGAGCCCTCTGGCAATTCGATCTTCGTCTTCGAGGTCGCGGGTCTCTGCATCGGCCATCTCGGCCATCTCCATCATGAACCGACACCGGAGCAATACGCGGCCCTTGGCCGGCTCGACGTGGTTATGGCGCCGGTCGATGGAGGCATGACCCTCGACTTGCCGACGATGATCCGGGTCCTGAAGCGCCTGCGCTCCTCCATCGTCCTGCCGATGCACTGGTTCGGGCCGGAGGGGCTCGCGCGGTTCCTGCGCGGCATGGAGGAGGAGTTCGTCATCGACATCCGGCGCGAAAGTGGGATCGAGATCTCGCTTCGTACGCTCCCGTCCCGGCCCACCGTGATCGCACTTGCGCCGCAGGGGCTCGATTGA
- a CDS encoding GNAT family N-acetyltransferase has protein sequence MLVRRRKVRIETERMTLRLPQHSDFRAWASLRAESRAFLEPWEPVWSADHLSRKAFTNRVYWAARAHAGGTALPLFLIRRSDDSLLGAVTVDNIRRGPAQAATIGYWIGAPFARQGYMAEALRAVIHHCFTVLDLSRIESACLPENAASRGVLEKTGYKYEGVAQSYLQINGRWRNHVLYANLRSDRRGRTGAG, from the coding sequence ATGCTCGTCCGCCGGCGCAAGGTCCGGATCGAAACTGAGCGGATGACGCTGCGGTTGCCGCAACATTCGGACTTTCGGGCCTGGGCATCCCTGCGGGCCGAAAGCCGCGCGTTCCTGGAGCCGTGGGAGCCCGTCTGGTCGGCAGACCACCTGAGCCGCAAGGCGTTCACCAACCGGGTCTACTGGGCGGCGCGGGCGCATGCGGGCGGCACGGCGCTGCCGCTCTTTCTGATCAGGCGGTCGGACGACAGCCTTCTTGGCGCGGTGACGGTCGACAATATCCGCCGTGGCCCGGCGCAGGCGGCGACGATCGGCTACTGGATCGGCGCGCCCTTCGCCCGGCAGGGCTACATGGCGGAAGCCCTCCGCGCCGTCATCCACCATTGCTTCACGGTGCTCGACCTAAGCCGCATCGAAAGCGCCTGCTTGCCGGAAAACGCCGCCTCGCGCGGGGTGCTGGAGAAGACAGGCTACAAGTACGAAGGCGTCGCGCAGAGCTATCTTCAGATCAATGGCCGCTGGCGCAACCACGTGCTTTACGCCAACCTTCGGAGCGACCGGAGGGGGCGGACCGGGGCCGGTTGA